From Acinonyx jubatus isolate Ajub_Pintada_27869175 chromosome B2, VMU_Ajub_asm_v1.0, whole genome shotgun sequence, a single genomic window includes:
- the LOC106987182 gene encoding elongin-C-like, with the protein MMDGEEKTYGGCEDPAMDVISISSDGHEFVVKREHALTSGTIKTMSSGPGHFAVNETNEAPPNEVNFREIPSHVLSKVCMYFTYKVRYTNSFTEIPEFPIAPEIALELLVAENFLDC; encoded by the exons ATGatggatggagaagagaaaaccTATGGTGGCTGTGAAGATCCTGCCATGGATGTCATATCAATATCTTCGGATGGTCATGAGTTTGTTGTCAAAAGAGAACATGCACTAACATCCGGAACAATAAAAACCATGTCGAGTGGCCCTGGTCACTTTGCTGTGAATGAAACTAatgaa gctccccctAATGAAGTCAATTTTAGAGAGATCCCTTCACATGTGCTATCAAAAGTATGCATGTACTTTACCTACAAGGTTCGCTACACTAACAGCTTCACGGAGATTCCTGAATTCCCAATTGCACCTGAAATTGCACTGGAACTGCTGGTGGCTGAGAACTTTCTagattgttaa